Proteins encoded by one window of Streptomyces uncialis:
- a CDS encoding SseB family protein, with translation MDTGTGLAGRIAERRAGAGDPRALVGELRRALVLVPVAGGGLWRAEFGGVRWVCAFTDEEAFARFAAARGEAGRSWEFAQVRGARLLDEVVPALGAPAGVAVNVADGDGSMLFPPVVGIVPDAVAVDAAGRG, from the coding sequence ATGGATACGGGGACAGGGTTGGCGGGGCGGATCGCTGAGCGGCGGGCGGGGGCGGGGGATCCGCGAGCGCTGGTGGGTGAGTTGCGGCGGGCTCTCGTTCTGGTGCCGGTGGCGGGCGGTGGGCTGTGGAGGGCGGAGTTCGGCGGGGTGCGGTGGGTGTGCGCTTTCACGGACGAGGAGGCGTTCGCGCGGTTCGCGGCGGCGCGTGGGGAGGCGGGGCGGTCGTGGGAGTTCGCTCAGGTGCGCGGGGCCCGGCTGCTGGATGAGGTGGTTCCCGCGCTGGGGGCGCCGGCCGGGGTGGCGGTGAATGTCGCCGATGGGGACGGGTCGATGCTGTTTCCGCCGGTCGTGGGCATCGTGCCGGACGCGGTGGCCGTGGACGCGGCGGGCCGGGGCTGA
- the dcd gene encoding dCTP deaminase produces the protein MLLSDKDIRAEIDAGRVRIDPYDESMVQPSSIDVRLDRYFRVFENHRYPHIDPSVEQADLTRLVEPEGDEPFILHPGEFVLASTYEVIALPDDLASRLEGKSSLGRLGLVTHSTAGFIDPGFSGHVTLELSNLATLPIKLWPGMKIGQLCLFRLTSPAEFAYGSERYGSRYQGQRGPTASRSFLNFHRTQV, from the coding sequence GTGCTTCTCTCTGACAAGGACATCCGGGCCGAGATCGACGCAGGCCGGGTGCGTATCGACCCGTACGACGAATCGATGGTGCAGCCGTCGAGCATCGACGTGCGGCTGGACCGCTACTTCCGGGTGTTCGAGAACCACCGGTACCCGCATATCGACCCCTCGGTCGAGCAGGCGGACCTGACCAGACTCGTGGAGCCCGAGGGCGACGAGCCGTTCATCCTGCACCCGGGTGAGTTCGTGCTGGCCTCGACATACGAGGTCATCGCGCTGCCCGACGACCTGGCGAGCCGGCTGGAGGGGAAGTCCAGCCTCGGACGCCTCGGGCTCGTGACGCATTCGACCGCCGGGTTCATCGACCCCGGGTTCTCCGGGCACGTCACCCTCGAACTGTCGAACCTCGCGACGCTGCCGATCAAGCTGTGGCCCGGGATGAAGATCGGCCAGCTCTGTCTGTTCCGGCTGACCTCGCCCGCCGAGTTCGCCTACGGCTCCGAGCGCTACGGTTCGCGCTACCAGGGCCAGCGCGGTCCCACCGCCTCGCGTTCCTTCCTGAACTTCCACCGGACCCAGGTATGA
- a CDS encoding phosphoribosyltransferase yields the protein MSASGTGVRENLTYERFGTAVRELAQTIADDGYRPDVIISIARGGVFVAGGLAYALDCKNIHLVNVEFYTGVGTTLEMPVMLAPVPNAIDFTDKKVLIADDVADTGKTLKLVHDFCLDHVAEVRSAVVYEKSHSLVKCEYVWKRTDEWINFPWSVEPPVVRRSGQVLDA from the coding sequence ATGAGCGCCTCCGGGACCGGCGTACGGGAGAACCTGACGTACGAGCGGTTCGGCACCGCCGTCCGGGAGCTGGCGCAGACGATCGCGGACGACGGGTACCGGCCGGACGTCATCATCTCCATCGCGCGCGGCGGCGTCTTCGTCGCCGGCGGTCTCGCGTACGCCCTCGACTGCAAGAACATCCACCTGGTCAACGTGGAGTTCTACACCGGGGTGGGGACGACCCTGGAGATGCCGGTGATGCTGGCGCCCGTCCCCAACGCGATCGACTTCACCGACAAGAAGGTCCTCATCGCGGACGATGTCGCGGACACCGGGAAGACCCTGAAGCTCGTCCACGACTTCTGCCTCGACCATGTCGCGGAGGTCCGCTCCGCCGTCGTGTACGAGAAGTCCCACTCCCTCGTGAAGTGCGAGTACGTGTGGAAGCGCACCGACGAGTGGATCAACTTCCCCTGGAGCGTCGAGCCGCCCGTCGTACGCCGCTCCGGACAGGTCCTCGACGCCTGA
- a CDS encoding Yip1 family protein, translated as MSQLGRKPRPPPPPPAHRSAGPGTFDDVAGFRIGRGRDNRTPQARPQQPPQQQPYGQQAPYGGPPPSPAQGRPPYGQPQQYGGQGGGYGQSGGWPQGPAPGQGRGPGQRQGQGPGQGQGPGRHGEPEYFGDGQHHPQQCAHDPYAANNPGHTQAFTVGEDPYNQGGTYHAGQPAAPPAGPPLHWKELLKGIVVRPGATFLRMRDYSVWGTALVVTFLYGLLAIFGFDGAREDAISSTLSSAVPYVLLTGVVMVFGAFVLGVVTHTLARQLGGDGAWQPTVGLSMLIMALTDTPRLIVAMFAGGDKPFVQILGWITWIAAGALFTVMVNKSHDLPWPKALGASAIQLAALLSIIKLGTF; from the coding sequence ATGTCACAGCTCGGCCGCAAACCCCGTCCCCCACCCCCGCCCCCAGCCCACCGCTCCGCCGGACCAGGTACGTTCGATGACGTGGCTGGATTCAGGATCGGACGCGGCCGGGACAACCGCACACCGCAGGCGCGACCCCAACAACCCCCGCAGCAGCAGCCGTACGGTCAGCAGGCCCCGTACGGCGGGCCGCCACCCTCCCCTGCCCAAGGCCGACCGCCGTACGGGCAGCCGCAGCAGTACGGCGGCCAGGGCGGTGGCTACGGCCAGAGCGGCGGCTGGCCGCAGGGCCCCGCCCCGGGACAGGGCAGGGGACCCGGACAGAGACAGGGCCAGGGACCCGGCCAGGGGCAGGGGCCGGGTCGGCACGGGGAGCCGGAGTACTTCGGCGACGGGCAGCACCACCCCCAGCAGTGCGCCCACGACCCCTACGCGGCCAACAACCCCGGCCACACGCAGGCGTTCACCGTCGGCGAGGACCCCTACAACCAGGGCGGGACGTACCACGCGGGCCAGCCCGCCGCGCCGCCCGCCGGCCCTCCGCTGCACTGGAAGGAACTCCTCAAGGGCATCGTCGTCCGCCCCGGAGCGACCTTCCTGCGGATGCGGGACTACTCGGTCTGGGGCACGGCGCTGGTCGTGACGTTCCTCTACGGCCTGCTGGCGATCTTCGGCTTCGACGGGGCGCGTGAGGACGCGATCAGCTCGACGCTGTCGTCGGCCGTGCCGTACGTCCTGCTGACCGGTGTCGTGATGGTGTTCGGCGCGTTCGTGCTCGGTGTGGTCACCCACACGCTGGCGCGTCAGCTCGGCGGGGACGGGGCCTGGCAGCCGACGGTCGGTCTGTCCATGCTGATCATGGCCCTCACGGACACACCCCGGCTGATCGTGGCCATGTTCGCCGGCGGCGACAAGCCGTTCGTGCAGATCCTCGGCTGGATCACCTGGATCGCGGCGGGCGCCCTGTTCACGGTGATGGTGAACAAGTCGCACGACCTGCCGTGGCCGAAGGCACTGGGCGCGTCGGCGATCCAGCTGGCGGCGCTGCTGTCGATCATCAAGCTCGGGACGTTCTGA
- a CDS encoding FG-GAP and VCBS repeat-containing protein yields the protein MRNNRSAAALAAFLLASGAAVTLATAHPALAGTPGGTYANDRNSDFDGDGFEDVVIAAPDATVAGASGAGRVSVRYGTADGVGVQRVSRLSQATPRVPGAPEAGDRFGAALATGDLDSDGYDDLIVGVPGEDLGGARDAGGATVLWGTPTGLAGSVGWLQAPRPTGGDRFGAVLAAARFSAANPGDLLVVADRDGLELLEFAPGELPGPGPGPGQPGGDQPGGIVPRAAEAGAGQAAGAGQAAGAGSTVTPRTVTPRTLTRQPLSRPAGARAVLPRTLTTGDHNRDGLADLVVSGVTTGAEPGHGWSAYFPGGDRGPGYARESRGGPVAASGDIDGDGYDDLVTGEPASPDDGGETLTGGLVGVRYGGPDGPAATPQWWTQDSPGLPGTAERGDAFGGDLSVADADGDGYADVVIGAPGEDVGRAADAGAVWVLRGTASGLSARGVAHWNQDSRWIPGKAEPGDAWGAQVRFTGPDPRGRYALLVSAPGEDGRRGVVWALPAGPGGVSGAGAWTFGLDADAGAAAGKFDAARFGSVIDE from the coding sequence GTGCGCAACAACCGATCGGCCGCCGCCCTGGCCGCGTTCCTCCTCGCGTCCGGGGCGGCCGTCACCCTCGCCACCGCGCACCCCGCGCTCGCCGGGACCCCCGGCGGTACGTACGCGAACGACCGCAACAGCGACTTCGACGGCGACGGGTTCGAGGACGTCGTGATCGCCGCGCCCGACGCGACCGTGGCCGGGGCGAGCGGCGCGGGCCGGGTGAGCGTGCGGTACGGCACCGCCGACGGGGTCGGCGTCCAGCGCGTCAGCCGGCTCAGCCAGGCCACCCCCCGCGTTCCCGGGGCACCCGAGGCGGGCGACCGGTTCGGCGCGGCCCTCGCCACCGGTGACCTCGACAGCGACGGGTACGACGACCTGATCGTCGGCGTCCCCGGCGAGGATCTGGGCGGCGCGCGCGACGCGGGCGGGGCGACCGTGCTGTGGGGCACCCCGACGGGTCTCGCGGGGTCCGTCGGCTGGCTCCAGGCACCGCGTCCCACTGGTGGGGACCGCTTCGGCGCGGTGCTCGCCGCCGCCCGTTTCAGCGCGGCGAACCCCGGTGATCTGCTCGTCGTGGCCGACCGCGACGGCCTGGAGCTCCTCGAATTCGCGCCGGGGGAGCTCCCCGGTCCCGGACCCGGCCCGGGACAGCCCGGCGGCGACCAGCCGGGCGGTATCGTCCCGCGCGCGGCCGAGGCGGGTGCCGGTCAGGCCGCGGGTGCCGGTCAGGCCGCGGGTGCCGGGTCCACCGTCACGCCCCGGACCGTCACGCCCCGGACCCTCACCCGGCAGCCGCTGTCCCGGCCCGCCGGCGCGCGTGCCGTGCTGCCGCGGACCCTCACGACCGGCGACCACAACCGCGACGGGCTCGCGGACCTCGTCGTCTCCGGGGTCACCACCGGCGCCGAACCCGGTCACGGCTGGTCCGCGTACTTCCCCGGCGGCGACCGGGGCCCGGGGTACGCGCGGGAGTCGCGGGGCGGGCCCGTCGCCGCGTCCGGGGACATCGACGGCGACGGGTACGACGACCTCGTCACCGGTGAGCCCGCGTCCCCCGACGACGGCGGCGAGACCCTGACCGGGGGGCTGGTCGGCGTCCGCTACGGCGGTCCCGACGGGCCCGCGGCCACACCTCAGTGGTGGACCCAGGACTCCCCCGGGCTCCCGGGCACCGCCGAACGCGGTGACGCCTTCGGCGGCGACCTCTCCGTCGCGGACGCGGACGGCGACGGGTACGCCGATGTCGTGATCGGCGCACCCGGCGAGGACGTGGGCCGCGCCGCCGACGCGGGGGCGGTGTGGGTGCTCAGGGGTACGGCGTCCGGGCTCTCCGCGCGCGGGGTCGCGCACTGGAACCAGGACTCCCGGTGGATTCCCGGCAAGGCGGAGCCGGGGGACGCGTGGGGGGCACAGGTCCGGTTCACGGGGCCCGACCCGCGGGGCCGGTACGCGTTGCTGGTCTCGGCACCCGGGGAGGACGGGCGCCGGGGCGTGGTGTGGGCGCTGCCCGCGGGGCCCGGCGGGGTGAGCGGGGCGGGGGCCTGGACGTTCGGGCTCGACGCTGACGCTGGTGCCGCCGCCGGGAAGTTCGACGCGGCCCGGTTCGGTTCGGTCATCGACGAGTAG
- a CDS encoding (Fe-S)-binding protein — protein MQLAAIIVSLVLATVGAALFVRAIAQIYRYVRLGQDVPAGTRTDDPAGRTVTVAREFLGHTRMNQWGVVGVAHWFVSVGFFALVLTLVHALGQLFQADWTLPLIGTWAPYEIFTELIGVLTVLGILTLIVIRQLSLPDRPGRKSRFAGSNMGQAYFVEAVILIIGVAILVLRGLEGALHHVDGYTPAYLVSYPLVALFDGLSVGTLQNLVYLFAMIKISTSFIWMITVSLRTDMGVAWHRFLAFPNIWFKRRADGGTALGELLPMTSGGKVIDFEDPGDDDVFGVSQVEHFSWKGLLDFSTCTECGRCQSQCPAWNTGKPLSPKLLIMSLRDHAHAKAPYLLAGGGKTMEGEEKASAEALKDVPAAALAEAERPLIGTAEENGVIDPDVLWSCTTCGACVEQCPVDIEHIDHIVDMRRYQVMIESAFPSEAGTMLKNLEKKGNPWGLAKKQRLEWTKEVDFEVPVVGQDLEDLGEVDYLYWVGCAGALEDRAKKTTRAFAELLHIAGVKFAIMGGDEKCTGDSARRLGNEPLFQQLGQENVAMLNMAFGEDDEDATTRKPKSAKKIVSTCPHCFNTIANEYPQLGGDYEVIHHTQLLQHLIDEGRLIPVTPVEGLITYHDPCYLGRHNKVYTPPREIIAKVPGLRNEEMHRHKERGFCCGAGGARMWMEERIGKRINNERVDEALSLNPDIVSTACPFCLVMLTDSVNAKKAAAESGTSEGGTGGAQVKESLQVVDVAQLLLESVRTPGDEPPAGTAPAENEPEPQPAT, from the coding sequence ATGCAACTCGCCGCGATCATTGTGTCGTTGGTGCTCGCCACGGTCGGCGCAGCCCTGTTCGTCCGGGCCATCGCACAGATCTACCGCTATGTGCGCCTGGGGCAGGATGTCCCGGCGGGCACCCGAACGGACGACCCGGCCGGGCGTACCGTCACGGTCGCACGGGAGTTCCTCGGCCATACGCGGATGAACCAGTGGGGCGTCGTCGGCGTGGCGCACTGGTTCGTCTCGGTCGGCTTCTTCGCGCTGGTCCTGACCCTGGTGCACGCCCTCGGGCAGCTCTTCCAGGCGGACTGGACGCTCCCGCTCATCGGGACCTGGGCGCCGTACGAGATCTTCACCGAGCTGATCGGCGTCCTGACCGTCCTCGGCATCCTCACCCTCATCGTGATCCGCCAGCTCTCGCTGCCGGACCGCCCGGGACGCAAGTCCCGCTTCGCGGGCTCCAACATGGGTCAGGCGTACTTCGTCGAAGCCGTCATCCTGATCATCGGTGTCGCGATCCTGGTGCTGCGCGGGCTGGAGGGCGCGCTGCACCACGTGGACGGGTACACCCCCGCCTATCTGGTCTCGTACCCGCTGGTCGCGCTCTTCGACGGGCTCTCCGTCGGCACGCTCCAGAACCTCGTGTACCTCTTCGCGATGATCAAGATCTCCACGTCGTTCATCTGGATGATCACGGTCTCGCTCCGTACCGACATGGGTGTCGCCTGGCACCGGTTCCTCGCTTTCCCGAACATCTGGTTCAAGCGGCGCGCCGACGGCGGCACCGCGCTCGGTGAACTGCTGCCGATGACCTCCGGCGGCAAGGTCATCGACTTCGAGGACCCGGGCGACGACGACGTGTTCGGCGTCAGCCAGGTCGAGCACTTCTCCTGGAAGGGCCTGCTCGACTTCTCCACCTGCACCGAGTGCGGACGCTGCCAGTCGCAGTGCCCCGCCTGGAACACCGGCAAGCCGCTCTCCCCCAAGCTGCTGATCATGTCGCTGCGCGACCACGCGCACGCCAAGGCCCCGTATCTGCTCGCGGGCGGCGGCAAGACGATGGAGGGCGAGGAGAAGGCGAGCGCCGAGGCGCTGAAGGACGTACCGGCCGCGGCCCTCGCCGAGGCCGAACGCCCGCTCATCGGCACCGCCGAGGAGAACGGCGTCATCGACCCGGACGTGCTGTGGTCCTGCACCACCTGCGGCGCCTGTGTCGAGCAGTGCCCGGTCGACATCGAGCACATCGACCACATCGTCGACATGCGCCGCTACCAGGTGATGATCGAGAGCGCGTTCCCCTCCGAGGCCGGGACGATGCTCAAGAACCTGGAGAAGAAGGGCAACCCCTGGGGGCTGGCGAAGAAGCAGCGCCTGGAGTGGACCAAGGAGGTCGACTTCGAGGTGCCGGTCGTCGGCCAGGACCTCGAAGACCTCGGCGAGGTCGACTATCTGTACTGGGTCGGCTGCGCCGGCGCCTTGGAGGACCGGGCGAAGAAGACCACCAGGGCGTTCGCCGAACTGCTGCACATCGCGGGCGTGAAGTTCGCGATCATGGGCGGCGACGAGAAGTGCACCGGCGACTCCGCCCGCCGCCTCGGCAACGAGCCGCTGTTCCAGCAGCTCGGCCAGGAGAACGTGGCCATGCTGAACATGGCGTTCGGCGAGGACGACGAGGACGCGACGACCCGCAAGCCGAAGTCCGCGAAGAAGATCGTCTCGACCTGCCCGCACTGCTTCAACACCATCGCCAACGAGTACCCGCAGCTCGGCGGCGACTACGAGGTCATCCACCACACCCAGCTGCTCCAGCACCTCATCGACGAGGGCCGGCTGATCCCGGTCACCCCCGTCGAGGGGCTGATCACCTACCACGACCCGTGCTACCTGGGCCGCCACAACAAGGTCTACACACCGCCGCGCGAGATCATCGCCAAGGTGCCGGGCCTGCGGAACGAGGAGATGCACCGCCACAAGGAACGCGGCTTCTGCTGCGGCGCGGGCGGCGCGCGGATGTGGATGGAGGAGCGGATCGGCAAGCGCATCAACAACGAGCGGGTGGACGAGGCGCTGTCCCTCAACCCCGACATCGTCTCGACGGCGTGCCCGTTCTGCCTGGTGATGCTCACCGACTCCGTCAACGCCAAGAAGGCGGCGGCCGAGAGCGGTACGAGCGAGGGCGGTACCGGCGGGGCCCAGGTGAAGGAGTCCCTCCAGGTGGTGGACGTCGCCCAGCTGCTGCTGGAGTCGGTGCGCACCCCCGGCGACGAGCCTCCGGCCGGGACGGCCCCCGCGGAGAACGAGCCGGAGCCGCAGCCGGCCACCTGA
- a CDS encoding metallophosphoesterase family protein, producing MPRDTPRGPDRGTSRTPARTSPRTTSRTASRTTSRTKKSSAASRRAFRARFGKGFGTGLGKAFRTAFRPRARRSRPVRPVELPARPGHPYRRALGMAGVVLAGAWLGLLVVGSVRVPVGPMDTSMTLRASLSGGTKINVSPLGALELDTHTAPIRLDVDVEQLDPVRSQALVKHPERISGLQDEVARDVGRGTLDLAVRSCAAVVVGAGTLGLVVYRRPRRAVAAGGLALALLVTSGATALATWRPGAVLEPRFSGLLTSAPSVVGDARSIVSEFDVYQQELARLVTNVTKLYDATSTLPAYRPEASTLRVLHVSDIHLNPASWKIVASLVEQYAIDVIVDTGDTMDHGSAAENGFLDPIEDLGAPYVWVRGNHDSRTTQRYLERMRDVHVLDEGRAVTVAGVRFAGTGDPTFTPDRSTPAGGDAANRMAGIRLASTLRDQRSAGTPVDIAVVHQPAAARETDGTVPMVLAGHYHRQETRTLPLGTRMRLEGSTGGGGLRAVEGKKPDPVEASVLYLDRDTRRLQAWDEIELGGLGLSTAEVSRHLAEENRPGATPPERVP from the coding sequence ATGCCCCGCGACACGCCCCGCGGCCCGGACCGCGGCACCTCCCGTACGCCTGCCCGCACTTCGCCCCGTACGACGTCCCGCACGGCCTCCCGCACGACTTCCCGTACGAAGAAGTCGTCCGCGGCATCCCGTAGGGCGTTCCGCGCGAGGTTCGGTAAGGGGTTCGGTACGGGGCTCGGCAAGGCGTTCCGTACGGCGTTCCGGCCGCGGGCGCGGCGGTCCCGTCCCGTACGGCCGGTGGAGCTGCCGGCGCGCCCGGGGCACCCGTACCGCAGGGCGCTGGGGATGGCGGGGGTCGTGCTGGCGGGGGCGTGGCTGGGGCTGCTGGTGGTGGGGAGTGTGCGGGTGCCGGTGGGTCCGATGGACACGAGCATGACCCTGCGGGCCTCGCTGTCCGGCGGTACGAAGATCAATGTGTCCCCGCTGGGCGCGCTGGAGCTGGACACCCACACCGCGCCGATCCGGCTGGACGTGGACGTGGAACAGCTCGACCCGGTGCGTTCACAGGCGCTGGTCAAGCACCCGGAGCGGATATCCGGGCTCCAGGACGAGGTGGCCCGGGACGTCGGGCGCGGCACGCTCGACCTGGCGGTGCGGTCCTGTGCGGCGGTCGTGGTGGGGGCGGGCACGCTGGGGCTCGTGGTCTACCGGCGGCCGCGCCGCGCGGTGGCGGCGGGCGGGCTCGCGCTGGCGCTGCTGGTCACCTCGGGGGCGACCGCGCTGGCCACCTGGCGGCCCGGCGCGGTGCTGGAACCGCGCTTCTCCGGGCTGCTCACCAGCGCGCCCTCGGTGGTCGGGGACGCGCGCAGCATCGTCAGCGAGTTCGATGTGTACCAGCAGGAGTTGGCGCGGCTGGTGACCAATGTGACCAAGCTGTACGACGCGACGTCCACGCTCCCCGCGTACCGCCCGGAAGCGTCCACCCTGCGGGTGCTGCATGTGTCGGACATCCATCTGAACCCGGCGAGCTGGAAGATCGTCGCCTCGCTGGTGGAGCAGTACGCGATCGACGTGATCGTGGACACGGGCGACACGATGGACCACGGCAGCGCGGCCGAGAACGGCTTCCTGGACCCGATCGAGGACCTGGGCGCCCCGTATGTGTGGGTGCGGGGCAACCACGACTCCCGGACGACCCAGCGCTATCTGGAGCGGATGCGCGATGTCCATGTCCTGGACGAGGGACGCGCGGTCACCGTGGCGGGAGTGAGGTTCGCCGGTACGGGTGACCCGACGTTCACGCCCGACCGGTCGACCCCGGCGGGCGGTGACGCGGCGAACCGGATGGCGGGCATCCGGCTCGCGTCCACGCTGCGGGACCAGCGGTCGGCGGGTACCCCGGTCGACATCGCGGTGGTCCATCAGCCGGCGGCGGCGCGGGAGACCGACGGGACGGTCCCGATGGTCCTGGCCGGGCACTACCACCGGCAGGAGACGCGGACCCTGCCGCTGGGGACCCGGATGCGGCTGGAGGGTTCCACGGGCGGCGGCGGGCTGCGCGCGGTCGAGGGGAAGAAGCCGGACCCGGTGGAGGCGTCGGTCCTCTACCTGGACCGGGACACCCGCCGGCTCCAGGCGTGGGACGAGATCGAACTGGGTGGTCTGGGCCTCAGCACGGCCGAGGTGAGCCGCCATCTGGCGGAGGAGAACCGGCCCGGCGCGACCCCTCCGGAGCGGGTCCCGTAA
- a CDS encoding metallopeptidase family protein: MLEMTRDAFEELVAEALDTIPPELTRVMDNVAVFVEDEPPAHDPELLGLYEGTPLTERGEWYAGVLPDRISIYMGPTLRYCATTEDVVHEVAVTVVHEIAHHFGIDDDRLHELGWG, translated from the coding sequence GTGCTGGAAATGACACGAGACGCGTTCGAAGAGCTGGTGGCCGAGGCCCTGGACACGATCCCGCCGGAGCTGACGCGGGTCATGGACAACGTGGCCGTGTTCGTGGAGGACGAGCCACCCGCCCATGACCCCGAACTGCTGGGGCTCTACGAGGGGACACCGCTGACCGAGCGCGGCGAGTGGTACGCGGGGGTGCTGCCGGACCGGATCTCGATCTACATGGGGCCGACCCTGCGGTACTGCGCGACCACGGAGGACGTGGTCCACGAGGTCGCCGTGACGGTGGTCCACGAGATCGCCCACCACTTCGGCATCGACGACGACCGGCTCCACGAACTCGGCTGGGGCTGA